From one Polynucleobacter sp. UK-FUSCHL-C3 genomic stretch:
- a CDS encoding D-2-hydroxyacid dehydrogenase family protein, protein MQAKPRIVVLGDYEHCLQRFADWSSIAERSQLSFHHEPLSGEDLYEVVKDAEVIALVRDRSPFNSELIARLPKLQLFLFTGARNNLLDHQVLINRGIPIACTSGGPSKETTAELTWALILAATKNIVDQTQLLQQGQWRNSDSVLPMLSGQRLGIIGLGAIGGIVAKVGAAFGMDVVCWSPNMTPERAKAAHCEFVPLDTLLQTSKVVSLHLVVGPNTKDLINKERLQLMRADSVLVNTARSALIVTADLMEALKMGRPGKAALDVFDIEPIPQDSPLRHTPNLLMSPHLGFIAEPIFSSFAKGMVDSLTAWLDGKPIPLPFK, encoded by the coding sequence ATGCAAGCAAAACCAAGAATTGTCGTTTTGGGCGACTATGAGCATTGCCTCCAACGCTTTGCAGATTGGTCATCCATTGCCGAGCGTTCGCAACTTAGCTTTCACCACGAACCTCTTTCTGGAGAGGACTTATATGAAGTGGTCAAGGATGCAGAGGTAATTGCCTTGGTTCGAGATCGCTCTCCCTTTAATTCTGAACTGATTGCTCGCCTCCCTAAGCTCCAATTATTTTTATTTACGGGTGCTCGAAACAATCTTCTAGACCATCAAGTACTGATTAATCGGGGGATTCCGATAGCGTGCACGTCTGGAGGTCCGTCAAAAGAAACAACTGCTGAACTCACATGGGCGCTGATCCTCGCCGCTACTAAAAATATCGTTGATCAAACTCAATTACTACAGCAAGGTCAATGGCGCAATTCTGACTCTGTCTTACCGATGTTAAGCGGTCAACGCCTTGGCATTATTGGTCTTGGCGCCATTGGCGGCATTGTTGCCAAGGTAGGAGCAGCATTTGGCATGGATGTTGTTTGCTGGAGCCCTAATATGACCCCGGAGAGAGCTAAAGCTGCTCATTGCGAATTCGTTCCACTTGACACTCTTTTGCAAACCTCAAAAGTGGTTAGTCTTCATTTAGTAGTAGGTCCAAATACAAAAGATCTCATAAATAAAGAACGGCTACAACTTATGCGAGCAGATTCTGTGTTGGTGAATACGGCGCGTTCTGCATTAATTGTTACTGCTGATTTAATGGAAGCTCTGAAGATGGGTCGCCCCGGTAAGGCAGCCCTAGATGTGTTCGATATAGAGCCCATTCCACAGGACTCTCCCTTGCGACATACTCCAAATCTACTCATGAGCCCTCACCTCGGTTTTATCGCAGAGCCCATCTTTAGCAGTTTTGCAAAAGGTATGGTTGACTCACTTACAGCATGGCTTGATGGCAAACCCATCCCCTTACCTTTTAAATAA
- a CDS encoding chromate transporter gives MQHSPGHLFITFTFIGLSGFGGVLPWARRTLVEQKKWLSAQEFNALLGVCQLVPGPNIVNLAVCVGQRFGGLRGAIAAVAGLMLAPMTVVILLALLYDHYGQFEQVQGMLRGISAVGVGLIAATGFKMLKEELSYLPMLIVIIISIVMATVFHLALGWVVAITLPLALLFAWNKAKC, from the coding sequence GTGCAACACAGTCCTGGTCACTTATTTATCACATTCACCTTCATTGGTTTATCGGGTTTTGGTGGTGTATTGCCATGGGCTAGACGCACTTTAGTGGAACAAAAGAAATGGCTCAGCGCACAAGAGTTCAATGCTCTCTTAGGCGTCTGTCAACTGGTACCAGGGCCTAATATCGTGAACTTAGCGGTCTGCGTTGGTCAGCGATTTGGAGGTCTACGTGGAGCCATTGCCGCAGTGGCAGGACTAATGCTTGCCCCAATGACCGTTGTCATTCTGCTGGCGCTTTTGTACGATCACTATGGTCAATTTGAACAGGTGCAAGGAATGTTACGGGGCATCTCAGCCGTTGGTGTTGGATTGATTGCTGCTACTGGTTTTAAGATGCTCAAAGAGGAGCTCTCATATCTTCCAATGCTGATTGTGATTATAATTAGCATTGTCATGGCGACTGTATTTCATTTGGCCTTAGGCTGGGTGGTTGCCATCACTCTTCCCTTAGCTCTCCTGTTTGCCTGGAATAAAGCCAAATGTTGA
- a CDS encoding antibiotic biosynthesis monooxygenase family protein, translated as MILEVVDIRIEESKQAEFDEAIVRGVRTAIAPAKGFRGFKVNHSIESPNRYLLMIYWDTLENHMVDFRGSPAFTEWRSIVGPFFIQPPAVEHFNLVGKSD; from the coding sequence ATGATTTTAGAGGTCGTTGACATACGTATAGAGGAAAGCAAACAAGCCGAGTTTGATGAGGCTATTGTTCGAGGAGTACGAACAGCTATTGCCCCAGCCAAGGGATTTCGGGGTTTTAAAGTAAACCACAGTATTGAGTCCCCCAACCGCTATCTTTTGATGATCTACTGGGACACATTAGAAAATCATATGGTTGATTTTCGGGGGTCACCAGCATTTACAGAATGGCGTAGCATTGTCGGACCATTTTTTATCCAGCCCCCAGCTGTAGAGCACTTCAACTTAGTCGGTAAATCTGATTAG